A section of the Verrucomicrobium sp. GAS474 genome encodes:
- a CDS encoding DUF4038 domain-containing protein, translating to MPFPPASDALAKLSVDPSGRFLAQEDGRPYLWIGDTAWELFHRLTDDEAGFYLKTRAAQGFTLVQAVALSELGGPDTPNARGDLPFVAGDPLRPNEPYWAHIDAVVARANELGLRVGLLPTWGSYWQQRPEGKGFFDAVTAEAYGEWIGTRYREAGLAWILGGDRVPSCAAEIEIVERMACGLRRGDRGTHLMTFHTRGDDGSSAYFHDAPWLDFNCRQNGHAVGYPGRYEKTLADYRRLPAKPVIDGEPVYEEIPIDLDTAKPYANDTDIRRAAYWNLISGAFGHTYGHHSVWQMWEPGRGLEPVYAPRSSWREALFRPGATQIGHLRRLLASRAFLPLVPHPEMAEIPNLAAVPASSSGVVAYAPFGGPLRLRTGAIPIRRFRAWRFDPRTGETSYDGTFENVEREGGLLFPATEEDDWVLVLDDAAKGALPPGSMS from the coding sequence ATGCCCTTTCCGCCTGCCTCCGACGCCCTTGCCAAGCTCTCCGTCGATCCCTCGGGGCGTTTCCTCGCTCAGGAGGACGGGCGGCCCTATCTCTGGATCGGGGACACGGCGTGGGAGCTTTTCCACCGCCTGACCGACGACGAAGCTGGCTTCTATCTGAAAACGCGCGCCGCACAGGGATTCACCCTCGTCCAGGCCGTCGCTCTCTCCGAACTTGGCGGCCCCGACACGCCGAATGCCCGGGGCGACCTCCCCTTTGTCGCAGGCGATCCGCTCCGCCCGAACGAACCGTACTGGGCCCACATCGACGCCGTCGTCGCGCGGGCCAACGAACTCGGCCTCCGCGTCGGCCTCCTTCCAACGTGGGGGAGCTATTGGCAGCAGCGGCCCGAGGGAAAAGGGTTCTTCGACGCTGTCACCGCCGAGGCCTACGGGGAGTGGATCGGAACCCGCTACAGGGAGGCCGGGCTCGCCTGGATCCTGGGCGGCGACCGTGTCCCCTCGTGCGCCGCCGAGATCGAAATCGTCGAACGGATGGCATGCGGCCTGCGCCGAGGCGATCGCGGTACCCACCTGATGACGTTCCACACACGCGGCGACGACGGCTCCTCGGCCTACTTCCACGACGCGCCGTGGCTCGACTTCAACTGCCGCCAGAACGGCCACGCCGTCGGCTACCCAGGCCGCTACGAAAAGACCCTTGCCGACTATCGCCGCCTCCCCGCGAAACCGGTGATCGACGGCGAGCCGGTCTACGAGGAGATCCCCATCGACCTCGACACCGCAAAGCCCTACGCGAACGACACCGACATCCGCCGCGCGGCCTATTGGAATCTCATCTCCGGCGCATTCGGCCACACCTACGGACACCACTCCGTCTGGCAGATGTGGGAGCCGGGGCGCGGCCTCGAGCCGGTCTATGCTCCGCGCTCCTCATGGCGCGAGGCCCTGTTCCGCCCGGGCGCAACTCAGATCGGCCACCTTCGCCGCCTTCTCGCCTCGCGCGCGTTTCTCCCCCTCGTTCCCCACCCTGAAATGGCCGAGATCCCGAACCTTGCGGCGGTCCCGGCCTCCTCGTCCGGAGTCGTCGCCTATGCACCCTTCGGCGGCCCCCTCCGGCTACGGACCGGCGCGATCCCCATTCGCCGTTTCCGGGCTTGGCGCTTCGATCCACGTACCGGGGAAACTTCCTACGACGGCACATTCGAGAACGTCGAGAGAGAGGGAGGCCTCCTCTTCCCCGCCACGGAAGAGGACGATTGGGTTCTCGTCCTCGACGACGCGGCCAAGGGAGCCCTGCCGCCGGGCTCGATGTCTTAG
- a CDS encoding PEP-CTERM sorting domain-containing protein — protein sequence MKAIKPSQRILLAIVSLAALLSLSASWAEAATTTYFIDFNGVTTTTSSGNPNGYTWNNISSSALAALSDSTGLLSAASIQMVGSWGAGAGNGTPTTLGMTGAAATAFGGAQYTAANNLYYTGAATGTGGTSSTYITFTNLIPTDTYTFTIFASRNGGGNRDGLYTLVGGTTATGTLDASPNGSVNTANILTLTVTPTAAGVITLYDSLASDNTATFAYINALRIDATAVAVPEPATTALLGFGAIAFLGMRQLRRRFVAVNG from the coding sequence ATGAAAGCAATCAAGCCCTCTCAACGAATCCTCCTTGCGATCGTCTCCCTTGCCGCGTTGCTCTCGCTCTCGGCGTCCTGGGCGGAGGCGGCGACGACGACCTACTTCATCGATTTCAACGGCGTTACGACGACCACAAGCTCGGGCAACCCGAACGGCTACACTTGGAACAATATCAGCTCGAGCGCCCTCGCTGCGCTCTCCGATTCGACGGGGCTCCTCAGCGCCGCCAGTATCCAGATGGTCGGCAGTTGGGGGGCAGGGGCAGGCAACGGGACGCCAACGACCCTGGGTATGACGGGGGCGGCGGCGACGGCCTTCGGAGGGGCGCAGTATACGGCCGCGAACAATCTCTACTACACCGGGGCCGCGACCGGAACGGGCGGAACGTCGAGCACCTACATCACCTTCACAAATCTCATTCCGACTGACACCTACACGTTCACGATCTTCGCCTCCCGCAACGGCGGTGGCAATCGGGACGGCCTCTACACGCTTGTCGGCGGGACGACCGCCACGGGGACGCTCGACGCGAGCCCGAACGGCTCGGTGAACACGGCTAATATTCTGACCCTCACCGTGACGCCGACGGCTGCGGGGGTCATCACGCTCTACGATTCCCTCGCCTCCGATAACACCGCGACCTTCGCCTACATCAATGCGCTGCGCATCGACGCCACGGCGGTCGCCGTGCCGGAGCCCGCCACCACGGCCCTCCTCGGCTTCGGTGCGATCGCTTTCCTTGGTATGAGGCAACTTCGGCGTCGCTTCGTCGCGGTGAACGGCTAA